ACCAGGCGACGAAGGAATAATCGTTTGAGAACCATCATTTAACACCGTCATATGACCACGGATGGCGACAGGTCCATCCTTCGTAAACTTAAGGGCAAGTTCCAAAAGGACCTGTTTTTTCACATTGTCATCCGCATATTCGATCAGCATGCGCAATGCCGATTCTTCATTCGCAGACGCAGCACGCACATATTGATAACGACCGCGGTAAACAACCATCTTCCCGGAACTATCGCCAATCTGCCCGGTAACGGCTTCCTCTGAGAAAGTCATCGTCATCGGCACCTTCCCGTCCTTCCAGGAAATACTCAATGACACCAAGTTGTCGGGAGCAGGATTTTCCGATACTTCTTCCTCCGACGTACCGGAATCGTCCGTATTGTCTTCGACGGATGATGATGAACCGCCACCTCCGCAAGCCGCCAGCATCATGGTGCACGCACATGCCAGCCCAAATACATTCAACAACTTTTTCATCAGACAGATAGAATTAAAATTCGCCAGGAAAACAGAATAAAGACGAAGGCAGTAATGGTATTTTTTCCATAAAAACATGATTCCTTACCAACATACACGGCAGGACTATCCGGTCAAGACAAGACGGAATGGCTATCCAATAAAAACAAATAATTATATGTATTCCAAAAGAAAAAGTGTCGTCCAGAGCGGATACTGGACGACACTTTGAAAATCGACAATGCCGAACGGTAAATCCGGCATGTTGCTAAAGGAGTTACTTACAATTCGGAAGCAGCTCCCTTATCCAGAAGGAAGCAGGCGTTTTTGTGCTTCTGCAGGTAAGAAGCGGCAACATCGGGAGTCACCGGACCTTCCACAGCCTTCTTGACGATGGAAGCTTTCTTTTCTCCCCAAGCCATGAGGACAACCTTGCGGGCGCTCATGATCGTGGCAACCCCCATGGTAATAGCCGTCGTCGGAACGTTTTCAATACCGTTAAAGGCAGGAGCGGCATCGGAACGGGTCAAATTGTCCAAGAGTACCTTACGAGTGATCGTCGTATCGTCGGAACCGGGTTCGTTAAAGCCGATGTGCCCCGTACGACCAATACCGAGGATCTGCAGGTCGATTCCTCCGCAGTCCTTGATTTTCTGTTCGTAAGCGGCACAATGGGCATCAAGGTCTTCCGGCTTAACGAGACCGGAGGGAAGATTGATGTTTTCCGGCTTGATGTCAATGTGGT
This is a stretch of genomic DNA from Akkermansia sp. N21116. It encodes these proteins:
- the nagB gene encoding glucosamine-6-phosphate deaminase, yielding MIPVKVFETPQEAANSLAKEVAELIRSRAAEGKTVVLGLATGATPLPFYAELVRMHKEEGLSFANVISFNLDEYSGLEREHPESYWYFMHQNLFNHIDIKPENINLPSGLVKPEDLDAHCAAYEQKIKDCGGIDLQILGIGRTGHIGFNEPGSDDTTITRKVLLDNLTRSDAAPAFNGIENVPTTAITMGVATIMSARKVVLMAWGEKKASIVKKAVEGPVTPDVAASYLQKHKNACFLLDKGAASEL